The sequence attttgtaCGTTTGCTTTTGTTGTAGCCGTGCGGGCGGACCGAATGAGAGGTGGTAGGAATAAATTTGGACCTATGTACAAGAGAGACCGAGCGCGGAAGCTACAAATGATGAGACAACGGCAGCTGGCACTGCAAACGATACGCGGCAGCCTCGGTGACCCATCGAACTATCCCTCCGCCGTAACGCCTTTCCTGCATATTAAACAGGAAATACAAATACCTCAGGTCTCGAGTCTAACGTCTTCTCCAGATTCGAGTCCATCCCCCGCAGCCGTGGCCGCTGGTCTGGTCACGACACAAGCTGGCAGCGGAGCTGGTCAGCATCAACTGATCGCACCGTCCTCCCAGCCAAACATTTCTGGCGGTAATCACCTGCACAACCTCAACCCTGGCCTGGATAGCAAGCTATGGGCTGCCAATTCCACCACCCCTAGCCCGAAGGCCTTCAACTTCGGCGAACAGTCCACTCACGGGGCCGCTGGTTCCGCACCCTCTACCGCCACGTTGAAAACTAGTCCGATGATAAGAGACTTCGTTCAAACGGTCGATGATCGCGAGTGGCAGGCATCCCTTTTTGGACTGTTACAAAATCAAACGTACAATCAGTGTGAAGTGGACTTGTTCGAATTAATGTGCAAAGTGCTCGATCAGAATCTGTTCTCGCAGGTGGACTGGGCAAGGAATTCGGTATTCTTCAAGGATCTCAAGGTTGGTGCCAATGTTGTTGACTTTAATCCCTCTCAACTAGGCAAATTGGCTCGTTTAGGATCCAAGAGAAATTTCAATCTCTCGTGTCTCTCCTtcctttgattttttatttttactgaacAAAGTTTCAGGTATTTGATTTAACGATGGTGTATAACGTATAGAACGTAGTAAAAATATTCCGATAGGTATCCTAGAATTTTTTTTAGATACTTTGCAAGTTTAGAATAGCGAAAAATTAAGCTTGGATATGAATGACCTAGTTTACCTATGGAGGGttaaatatacttatttaaCGTGTATATATAACACTGTGTAAGTTGACTTGAATTTATCGAAACGTCATCGGCTTAGGAAGAGTATATAAATGTAGAACTTCGTTCATCCGaacttcatttatatttattttttctatggAAATTTTCGTTAGTGTGCGATTAACTCGTTAAGTAACCGATTGATATCGTTTATATGAAAACACGTACCTCCACTTATTTCAATAAGAAATATCACGAGGAGAATTAGTAAACTTCTATTAGCTGTatgaacttcaattatatgaacTGTTTGTCCTCCAACATAATGTAGAACAATGCGTTAAGGCGAATCTTACATTGATCTGTATACATAAATTCACTTTCAACTTCTATCtacaaattattgaaatatcgtATATCTTTTCGTGGAAATTAGATCAATCTGTAATTATACCATAAACAAGCGTATATTAAGCGTCTATTATaagagatataaaaatttcatggtTTTAACCGTCGTCGAGAATCTTTTTCAAGAGAAGTTAGTTCTTACCGATAAATAACTCCTCGCTGGCCTGTTGGTGGTATGAGCGGGGATGTGAGGTAACCAACAGCATTGCACAATCACTGAATGATTTCAAGCATCGCCTCATATCTAGGTCATAACAAGATACGTTTCTGGGTTATGGCGGTTGCCCTAAAGCAGGCCCATGTTAATTATAAACCGTTTACTTAACCGATTATATACTTTTTGTTGTGTTTGTCTTTGGAAATCTGTAAAATGTTCTGTCATCGTTTCATCGATATCTCAAGTCTTAAACCATGCTTTTGTATTTTACGAACAATATGGAGCACGAATATAAAGATTTCGTCgcctattaaataatatttcttaaaaattaacatataattttccttttataaataattatagcttttgttatactatttttcaatgttatatttcaaaattcaaattttcgagttttaattatttcttttaattatttttattcaaaatttcaatgtctcgattaaattcatttaatatatatgttacaaGTCgtcttattaaaaaatttagcacaatttttacatttcaatctgacaaaattttatatatatttttacaatttattacgTTCTTTTGGGCAGGTTGATGACCAAATGAAGTTGCTACAGCACTCCTGGTCGGATATGTTGGTGCTCGACCATCTTCATCAAAGGTTACACAATAATCTACCTGATGAGACTACGCTTCATAATGGCCAAAAGTTTGATCTCCTTTGCCTCGGCCTACTTGGAGTTCCTTCTTTGGCAGACCTTTTCAATGATTTGTCGACCAAACTTCAGGAACTCAAATTTGATCTTTCAGACTATATATGCATGAAATTCTTGATGCTGCTCAATCATGGTacgccttcttttttttctagatTTGTTGCCTTATATTTACATGTCTTGCTAtgagattatattattattagacaAAAATCATTGATgcatcaattttatttaaatatgcaGAAGTTCGTGGATTAGTTAACAAGAAACATGTACAAGATGGACACGAACAAGTCCAACAAGCTCTTTTGGATTACACGTTGACATGTTATCCTTCTATACCGGTATGTTTATCTCATATATACATAGGTTTCcttttttctaatatttgatAGCTTCGTGAATGATTCGATATACATGAGATTTTATATAAACAGGATAAATTTAACAAGCTGCTAGCAGTATTACCTGGAATCCATGTGGTAGCGAGCAGGGGAGAAGATCACCTTTATCAGAAGCATTGTAGCGGTGGAGCACCAACTCAAACTCTTCTCATGGAAATGCTTCATgctaaaagaaaatgaaacgataGATTCGTTTGGCACTTTTGCCATGAATTAGTCTATTGTTATATCTAAAAAATCAAGATAGAGCCCCTTATTGTCAGAGTGGACCTCAAGTACCTATTAAGAGCTAATGCTGCTTGGGTATTGGACCAAGTTCAGGGGTCTGGTTCAAAAGATACCTAGGCAAACAAATCAAGTATAGACGTACAtactttacatatatacataatatatgtattataaagtgtatctaaatatataaacataatgacatatattttctatatttgatGTTGAAGTTTTAGAGATGTATCCATGGAGAATTATTACCCCTGTTGATGGGTACAAGCGCAGGGAAATAGTAAGCAAGATGCCTTGAAAACAGTACAAAGGGTGGTTAACAAAATATTGGTCAAAGGGCAGGCAACTTTTGTCTAAATAAGTAAAGCTATTTTTCTAATACTAGAAGCGATTATTTTTAAGCATATACCACTGAAGCCTTGCTCTCATTTTAACAAAAAGATAATCCTAATagtaacgaacgaaagaaattgtCGACTCTCCAGTCAATCGTGCTTCTGCAAGGGATTCAATGGGCATACTTGAACGACAGTAAAATTTCATGtgatatacttatatatacatatatgtcgcACGGCCACCTGGGCATCCTTAGAACTTCCTATGAAAAATCTGCATTTTGTCACACTTGCACACAGCAGGGCTACTATATTGTAAATACTAGTTAACACATTCCAATTACGTTGTAAAGTATGAATCAtgttaaatatgtaattataatattttgtgtatagtttaatgaaataaatatatttctgttgCTTACTGAAAAAAAATCATTAGCTACTTAATGTCTTCACTAATTTTAGAGTTTTATTCAtgtatttctcttttattatttttcaaataggTGGCGGAAAAAGAATAACCACAAAttgcgatattttattattgtatattgtatcatAATAAAGATTCtgttttaagaaataaaagaatcattGGAGCAAGGTTTATGTGGTCCTACATTATCTAGCGATTAATATTAAGTATATAAGATCAATATTGTCTTATCGCAGTtgttaaatagataaatatttacTGAATGTTAAGATAGCGATCGAACGTAGTAATTTTTCACTAATAGATTATTATTGTTTAGTCAATAGTCAGAAACTTTTCAGTGCTGTGAAGGTTGTCTTTTCGACGCCTGTGGTATCTAAGCCATCGGTAATTACACGTGCTAGATTCGAGGCTCAAGTGTGGCAACAGGAACAGAAATCTTTGCTCGTACTGGTAGGCTGGTAGTACCACCCTTTGCAACTCCTACTGTTTATATCCTCTATCAAAGAAGTACCTGGGAAAAATGCTATTTTACTACTTTCACTTTTCCACCGACTTCGatataagatattaaatatagatTTAAACGATTTATTGATGTATGTAAAAAGAAAACTCGATGCCACATTAGATTAAGAATCGAGTGTTGAATCAAATCAGGAGGAGTAGCTGCGAGTATTACTACcatgaaagaatatatatacataagaatatatattttcagaagCTTGCATGTACTTATCGTGTGAGTAAAGATTTGTGTCCAtggaaaaatttttgaaatctttgatataaatgcaaaatatatattgacatgttcccaaattttcaaatcgccTGGTTCTTTTAATTGATCGATCGAAAAAAAACTAGCttgcattatttattattggcTCTTTAAATAATACTTTCAAAATGGATTGCCTTTATTTAACTCGCATATAAATGTCTACCTCTTCATAACTGTATTAAgtcttacatttttacatttttagtaaACCACATACCTCAGAATAGACACCCAGATAGCAAATTAAATGGAATGTATGAATGTTACCTACGTAGATTTAAAGTCTACGACTTCTGTAATATGCGTATCGACAGAATATAAAAGTTCCATTCAAGTATTGTACCCGTTATATTTCCATGTTAACtattttagttattattatatttattccaaaTTAGATTATACTTCTTTATGATATGTGTACGATATATTCCAgtcgaaatttaaaaattatcaacGAAGTCTCTAAAGTCATGTTTAATCTTGTGTTGCTGTTTGGGtaaaatcaaataatattttatgtattgtaCATTCATTTATCTTCAGGAGTTCTTGTAGAACGTGTCGGTCTGATAATTTTGGAACAACTTACAAAAATCGCAAACACAACTGTCtcaaaaaaaatgaaaattgtctCTTCTAAATATTGTCCCCAAATCGATGATCTTTGTATGTGTCCATCCTATTTAATCGTCCGCTCGATTCTGTTATAAAGtgtttattaataattgtaattaggAAATATAATAGTGGTGTTATAAGCATTGTGTTAAATATGTACAGTTACCAATTATAATTGGCAAACAATCTAATTTAATATCGATGTGATTTTTTGATCCAATAAATAATTGGAATTAACATTAAATGATGAACTATTATGCGTTGTTGACACTGCCATTAGGAGTTGGCAATTGTAAATTATGTAGAAAAAAATgattgattgtaaatatatctttattattaacTGATAACTGTTCCTTTTAGGATTGACAGcgctatttttatatattatactaattGAACTCCTACTATATGATAATATTTCCCTTATTGCACTCCTGTCTTTGCTATTATTGTAAAAATACATGCAATGACCACGAGACGTAAGATAGTTTTCAACAGGAGGGTAAAGGATGGTACTATGTAAATTATTAAGCAgacaattttcaaaaatttacaaatagtATTCCAAAACATTCAATTGTTTCTTTATACATACaagttattataatttaaatgcgTTTATGTACAACACAaagtttattataatttgtaacaatGGTGTCATTCGTATACCTAATAACATGTATATTAAAACATTTGTTTGCTTTGTACAAATATGGTAACAAGATAAGAAAATGCACAGTGGTTAATAAAGACATCAGCTAACTACTGCACATAGCTTCATATTATTAATTTGCAATGTTTACATAATAcaccacatttatttcattaaacatACTGTCTAATctttattatatacaaaataatgtttacaatttatttttttacatttgcaaagatACAatatattagtttataacaCTTTATTACAATTgcacaatttataaatttgttttcttGGAGGCAATGCCTTCCTATTTGATTAAACAATCAATTATAAACTATACTTATTTTGCTGATAATATGATATTCATACGTATATTTGATCATGCATGATTATTACAaggtttaaaataaataaaaatattcacatTTCTTTTTCACTAATAACACAattgaaaataacaaagattaaaTCATTATCAACTAATTTTATACATGTTAGAAATATGATAATATGTTTATGATGGATCAGActttaaatattcattgtacGCTTCCTCATTCATTAGACTTTTTAGATCATCAGATTTACTTAATTCTATTTTGAATAACCATCCTTTTTCATAACAAGAGGTATTTATTAAACTGGGTGTTCTTTCAACATCTTCATTTTTTGCTATTACTTTCCCGCTGACAGGACTATATAAATCAGAAGCAGCTTTCACTGACTCTAAAGCTCCACATTCAACtgtaaagaaattcatttttatcaagTAGAAAACataatagaattcaatttttattttaagagaGACATCTAAAATACGAACGTTCTAAccttctttctctatttcaGAACCAACATCTGGAAGCTGAGCATAAACAACATCACCCAATGCTTCTTGTGCATAATTGGATATTCCAACTATGCCTATGTTACCATCAATTGTTATCCACTCATGTTTTTCCGTATAAAATctttctaaaaattttatttataacttataaatatataaaaatatccattAATCTTGTTTAATAAAAAGACAGTATATTAAATACATCATATTTACTATaaactaaaaaaatatttattttaatcaactACATTTCATAAACCAATTTTCTTAAACAATTAAGCTTTTAAATATCATaaacaacaaaaatatatacatgaatggcaatttttttaaaatgcAGTAAGATATGCTGCGTGATGCAATGTTCTTCTTTAGattattgataattaataacCAATAAATATACTGTTAGCATTAAGATCTTGTTtctaagaatattattataaatatataattttttttattttgtgtttttaatatacattttaaacTTACCGGCATTTAAGCAACGAGTAGTAACGATGGAACGTGAAACATATAATGACACTTTCGGAGtaaaaaagttaaataaattttccGTTGAAGTACGTAAAAATGTTCTTGCAGTATATTTTGTCATTTGTGCAA comes from Bombus terrestris chromosome 7, iyBomTerr1.2, whole genome shotgun sequence and encodes:
- the LOC100650324 gene encoding glycine cleavage system H protein, mitochondrial, whose amino-acid sequence is MAKVVAQMTKYTARTFLRTSTENLFNFFTPKVSLYVSRSIVTTRCLNAERFYTEKHEWITIDGNIGIVGISNYAQEALGDVVYAQLPDVGSEIEKEVECGALESVKAASDLYSPVSGKVIAKNEDVERTPSLINTSCYEKGWLFKIELSKSDDLKSLMNEEAYNEYLKSDPS